A DNA window from Hoplias malabaricus isolate fHopMal1 chromosome 5, fHopMal1.hap1, whole genome shotgun sequence contains the following coding sequences:
- the LOC136697748 gene encoding histone H4, translating to MSGRGKGGKGLGKGGAKRHRKVLRDNIQGITKPAIRRLARRGGVKRISGLIYEETRGVLKVFLENVIRDAVTYTEHAKRKTVTAMDVVYALKRQGRTLYGFGG from the coding sequence ATGTCAGGCCGCGGGAAGGGTGGAAAAGGACTCGGAAAAGGAGGCGCTAAGCGTCACCGTAAAGTGCTTCGCGATAACATCCAGGGTATTACCAAACCCGCTATTCGTCGTCTGGCTCGTCGTGGTGGTGTGAAGCGTATCTCCGGTCTGATCTACGAGGAGACGCGTGGTGTGCTGAAAGTGTTCCTGGAGAACGTGATTAGGGATGCCGTAACTTACACTGAGCATGCGAAGAGAAAGACCGTCACCGCTATGGATGTGGTGTACGCTCTGAAGCGCCAAGGACGCACTCTGTACGGCTTCGGAGGTTAA